In Gracilinanus agilis isolate LMUSP501 chromosome 1, AgileGrace, whole genome shotgun sequence, the sequence ACAGTCAGGTAGAGCTGCACAGCAGATGGCTAGAGATGTCAGCCTGGAGTTCAGGAAATAgagattagagctggaaagagagatttgggaatcatctgcatagaaataatCATTGAAGCTGAGAGTGGATGAGATCATCAAAAGAAAGAGGATTTAGAGGAACATAGAGAAGATGGCTGAGGACCAAACCTTGAGGGATGCCCACAGTAAGagaacagaaggagaaagagaagccaATGAAGGTGGCAGAGAAGGGGTTGTTAGAGAGTTAGGAGGAGGGTTGGACTATTACAGTGTTACAGAAGCCAGAGGTAAAGGTATCCAGAAGGAGATAGGGAGAAGTGTCAAATGCTATAGTGAGGGCAAAAGAAATCAGGACTGAGAAAGACCATTTAGATTTAGCAGAGAGGAAAGCATTGGTGaccttggagagaacagtttcagtcaGTGATGGGGACAGAAGCCAGATTGCTGGGGATTAAGGAATGAGTGGGTGGTGAGTTAGTGGAGGCATTGAGTATAGAATAAAGAGTTTGGCAGtaaagtaaaggagagaaatagaaaggtagtCTGAGGTGGCAAGAGGGTCAAGACAATGTTTTGTTAGGAAAGAGGagatatgaatgtgtgtgtgtgtaggtggtGAAGAAAGAatcagcagagagagagaagatgaaagatagagacagacatGAGATGTGAGGGATAATTATTAAACAAGGTCTAAGAGGAATCAGGAGAGGATGGTATCAAGGATAGAGGAAGCAGGGTTAAacttggaaagaggaaaagaagatgggtATGGAACAGTATGTTATGAGGCTGACACACAGAGAAATTAATGGAAGACCAACTGAATTGATGCCTCCCTAGAGTCTCAGTCCCTCTTTTACCTCTCCCATCACTCTGCTCTGAGTCCAAGGCTGCTTCCAGTGCCCAAAGTGGCCAGCTTGTGGAGACTGTAGGCTGGAAACTGATGCCTACTGGAGTTGATCAGTAACTCCTGTCCCCAGGCAAGATTTTAGTTCCAGTTCTGGAGAAATGACAAATTATAGCCTTTCtgccttgtctctgtctctggggCTGAGGGggtttgggagggaggaagtaaagGAAGAACTCCTCTTGGTTTTGGCCCCTCATTCCAGCTCTTTCCCCCAGGGAGATGAGGAATGCAGGTACTAAGGAATCCCTCCTCCCTGGATCAAACCTACAAATACCCATCTTTGGCTGGCTTAATGCAGTTGTGGACTGGTGTCTTGAAGATGTGATAAAAATGAAGACTTGGTTACCAATAACACTGGGGTTTAGGTATACGGATATATGGCCCCTGACTAGATGTGGTCATGCAGGTAGAAAAAGATTTCTCTCATGTTAGAGAGGGGACCTCTCCTATACTTTCTAAGAGCCCTTAGGTCAAAGCATTCCTTCCTTAATTCCTGCTTAGATGTCCAAAattggaagaggagagagaaggagagccATTTCCATATGATACTTTCCCATCAATCATTGAAAGGAAGGTGGGTTAGGTGGGGCTGGGCTTTCTAGTGCTCTTATTCCTGAGTTCCTAGTTGTGTTCCTATGAGATCTTTATTTTCAACTCCAGAAAGCAAGGTGGACCTCTCTCTGTTCCATATTGAGAGAGAATTCTCCCTTAAGATCTCCTGCAACTTTTCTATAATGTCCTTTGAACCTTGAGAGGATGTCAATCATGAGATTACCAACATCCAGGGTATCATCTCTTCCCCGTCTGGTTCTCCTCACTCCAAGGGAGTTGACTTGAAGTTGACTTTTCCAGTGCCAGTTCCCTGTGGCACTACCCCCTGATGCCTCTGTCCTTCTAGGATCTCTGTTTGTGATGAGGACAAGCTGAGCCACAATGAGTTCATCGGGGAGACCAGGGTACCACTGCGGCGTCTCAAACCTTCCCAGAAGAAGCACTTTAACATATGTCTGGAACGACAGGTCCCGGTCAGTCCGTTGTATTTGGATATGAGACTGACTGATAGTTGGGAAATGAGGGGGCACTGGGAAAAGGGAGAACATTTTGGGAGCCTAAGAGATTGACGGAATGGAATAGTTGGCCAGTATTTGGAATCTTCTCTTTGTCCTCTAGTTGGCATCACCTTCCTCTATGACTGCTGCCCTGAGAGGCATTTCCTGTTATCTGAAAGAGGTAAGGAAGCATGCCTATCTTTGCTCCATTAGTAGTCCCCTTCAAGAGAAAGGGAGCCGGGGCTGCTACACAGCACAGTGGcttgtcccccacccccaccctggctgagagttgggagaacctgcattcaaatttggcctcaaacatttcctagctgtgtgactctggctaagtcacttaactgcagttGCCTAGGCCTTCCTgttcttctgatttagaatcaattctaaagcagatgggttatttaaaaaaaagagaaagggactgGTTTCTGTAGCGGGGGGAAATCCAGTTTGGATAGGCCCTGGCCATCTTAAAATGGCTCTATCCCCTTTGCCATTTCCTGCCTAGACATAGAAGAAAGCACCTTTCTCGAACTCTAAAgacagaggggaaggaagggggaagggtgcAGGAGAGGAAGAATCATTTCACATCATTTAGCAAGAGTAGGCTGGGTGTAGCTTGAGCCAAGGGGATCCAGTTTCTGAGGTTCTGCCTCTCTCACCCCCTAGTTGGAGCGAGCAGAACAGGGCCAGGGACTGCTGGAAGAACGGGGCCGAATCCTGCTCAGTCTTACCTACAAATCTCAGCGTCGGGGGCTGCTTGTGGGTATTGTTCGATGTGCTCATCTGGCAGCCATGGATGTCAATGGCTATTCAGATCCCTACGTCAAGACGTGAGCCCAACCCTACCCCCTCCTAGCCCCCAGTTTCCTTTCCCTTGAAACACTCCCTCTTGGTTCTCACTGACTCTGTAGTAGACCTAGAACCATAgaatcaaaatttcaaaattggaTGAGACCCTAAAGATTAAGTCAAAATATCAAGTAGTAGTAGGAACCCAAGTGTCTTGCATGCCCAGTAAATGCTCTTTTCCCTAGCCACATTGACCACTGATCCTCTGTCGGGCCCCATACATAAGCCCCAGACATCTGCACCTGACCCCTACTTCCACTTCTACTCTCCCCCCATTTCTAGAACCTAGGCATTCTGACTTATAGTGGTCTCCACAGGTACCTGAGGCCAGATGttgagaagaaatcaaagcacaAAACATCAGTGAAGAAGAAAACTCTGAATCCTGAATTTAATGAGGTGACTGAGGGGTGgggagaaaatgaggcagagattgATTGAGAGGGTTGATCCCAGAAAGGAGGTTACAAGGTGATTTGCTCTCTCCTGAGTGAGAACACTTATTTCCATTCTCCCTACTAGGATTCCATTATTTATTAGCCATCCTGCTTTGGATGATTCTGGGAAATCTAGAAGGAATAGCTTCTACTTCGGAGAAACCTCTCTGCTAATGGTGACTCCACAAATACACACCCTCATGTCCACAGGCCCCTACATCAATAGTTACAAAAGCCTCTTAATTCTATTTTCCTCAAAGCCCCAGGCCCACAGTGTCTTCAGACAGCCAAGGACTGCTATGAGAAGAGTTGGCCTAGACAGGAGCATCCCTGGTGCTCACATCATCCCTTTTCCTCAGTGAACAGAGTTAGATGTGGAATCAGGGAAAAAATCTAGGGAAACCTCAAAGGTAAAGGTAGGGGGAAAGTAGCCCTCTATAATCCCCACCTCCTCAGGAATTCTTCTATGAGATGGAGCTCCCTGCTCTGGCTGCGAAGACCCTAGAGGTCACCGTCTGGGACTATGACATTGGCAAATCTAATGACTTCATTGGTGAGAAGATCCTTGGGCTCTAGGGGGTTTGGCTCTAAGATTGTGGGGACCAACTTTTTATGTGGGAACCTTGTCACCAATGCATTTGGGTGAAACAAAGACCGATTCAAACACTGGACTTAGTAAATTGATGGGTTATGTCCTGGTTCCTTTCTCCTGTCCCTCCAGGTGGGGTGTCCTTAGGTCCCAATTCACGGGGAGAGGCCCTGAAACACTGGGGGGACTGTCTTCGAAGACCAGATGTGACCTTGGAACGTTGGCATACCCTAACCAGTGAATTACCCCCTGCTG encodes:
- the DOC2A gene encoding double C2-like domain-containing protein alpha, with the protein product MRGRRGDRMTINIQEHMAINVCPGPIRPIRQISDYFPRLGPEGGGSGADPQAQLSPGAGAAATPSLPTLTLSPGAGIRGAGASEEGAEVDSYDSDDTTALGTLEFDLLYDQASCTLHCSILRAKGLKPMDFNGLADPYVKLHLLPGACKANKLKTKTQRNTLNPVWNEDLMYRGITDEDITRKVLRISVCDEDKLSHNEFIGETRVPLRRLKPSQKKHFNICLERQVPLASPSSMTAALRGISCYLKELERAEQGQGLLEERGRILLSLTYKSQRRGLLVGIVRCAHLAAMDVNGYSDPYVKTYLRPDVEKKSKHKTSVKKKTLNPEFNEEFFYEMELPALAAKTLEVTVWDYDIGKSNDFIGGVSLGPNSRGEALKHWGDCLRRPDVTLERWHTLTSELPPAAASFST